The following proteins come from a genomic window of Blattabacterium cuenoti:
- the mnmG gene encoding tRNA uridine-5-carboxymethylaminomethyl(34) synthesis enzyme MnmG yields the protein MFLYTYDVIVVGGGHAGIEAASASSNMGSKTLLITTNLQTIGKMSCNPSIGGIAKGQIIREIDALGGISGMIADSSTIQFRMLNKSKGPAMWSPRAQCDRKLFSYYCKYFLEKNSKLDVYQDTVISLIIEGDKVKGVQTIFGLKIKGKSVILTNGTFLNGKIHIGRKKINGGRIAEQEVRGITEQLTKNFGFKFGRMKTGTSPRVDGRSLIYEKMKSQNGDRDPKKFSFFYNPKKLRQQKKCYITYTNQKVHDIVRDNFSHSPVYKGSIQGISPRYCPSIEEKVFRFADKKEHTIFVEPEGWNTVEVYVNGFSTSFPEKIQYQSLKQVSGFEKVKILRPGYAIEYDYFPPEQLKVTLESKIIENLFFAGQINGTTGYEEAAAQGLMAGINVHLKIHKKEPFILKRNQAYIGVLIDDLVTKGTKEPYRMFTSRAEYRMLLRQDNADERLTPMGYNIGLISEKKMRMLDNKKSKIEKCMSLFQKTNFDPKTINPILNAKKSAPICHDKKIETILSRSEIDIQDIISIPFLMEKIQKNDFYQEILEQVSIRIKYKGYIDREKKNAKKLLKLENLKIPNNFDYQSIKSLSSEAKEKLDYYRPISLAQASRISGISPSDLSVLLIYMGR from the coding sequence ATGTTTTTATATACATATGATGTGATTGTGGTTGGGGGAGGACATGCTGGCATTGAAGCGGCTTCTGCATCTTCTAATATGGGATCCAAAACTTTACTTATTACCACTAACTTGCAAACTATAGGTAAAATGTCATGTAATCCGTCTATAGGAGGAATTGCAAAAGGTCAAATAATTAGAGAAATAGATGCTTTAGGTGGAATTTCTGGAATGATTGCAGATTCTAGTACAATTCAATTTAGAATGTTAAACAAATCTAAAGGACCTGCTATGTGGAGTCCTAGGGCTCAATGTGATAGAAAATTATTTTCTTATTATTGTAAATATTTTTTAGAAAAAAATTCTAAATTAGATGTATACCAAGATACAGTGATATCTTTAATAATAGAAGGAGATAAGGTCAAAGGGGTGCAAACTATTTTTGGATTAAAAATTAAAGGAAAGTCAGTAATACTGACAAATGGAACTTTTCTAAATGGAAAGATTCATATTGGAAGAAAAAAAATTAATGGAGGAAGAATAGCAGAACAAGAAGTAAGAGGGATTACGGAACAGTTAACTAAAAATTTTGGATTTAAATTTGGAAGAATGAAAACAGGAACATCGCCAAGAGTAGATGGACGCTCTTTGATTTATGAGAAAATGAAATCTCAAAATGGAGATAGAGATCCGAAAAAATTTTCTTTTTTTTATAATCCAAAAAAATTGAGACAACAAAAAAAATGTTATATTACTTATACCAATCAAAAAGTACATGATATAGTACGAGATAATTTTAGTCATTCACCAGTTTATAAAGGATCCATTCAAGGGATCAGTCCTAGATATTGTCCTTCTATAGAAGAAAAAGTTTTCCGATTTGCAGACAAAAAAGAACATACGATTTTTGTTGAACCAGAAGGGTGGAATACTGTAGAAGTATATGTAAATGGTTTTTCTACCTCTTTTCCAGAAAAAATACAATATCAATCTTTGAAACAAGTTTCAGGGTTTGAAAAAGTAAAAATATTAAGACCCGGATATGCTATTGAATATGATTATTTTCCACCAGAACAATTAAAGGTTACTTTAGAAAGTAAAATTATAGAAAATCTTTTTTTTGCTGGACAAATTAATGGAACAACTGGATATGAAGAAGCGGCGGCACAAGGATTAATGGCAGGAATTAATGTTCATTTAAAAATTCATAAAAAAGAACCATTTATTCTCAAAAGAAATCAGGCTTATATTGGAGTTTTAATAGATGATTTGGTGACCAAAGGAACAAAAGAACCTTATAGAATGTTCACTTCAAGAGCAGAATATAGAATGTTATTGCGACAAGATAATGCTGATGAAAGATTAACTCCTATGGGATATAATATAGGTTTAATTTCAGAAAAAAAAATGAGAATGTTAGATAACAAAAAATCTAAAATAGAAAAATGTATGTCTTTATTTCAAAAAACAAATTTTGATCCAAAGACTATAAATCCTATCTTAAATGCTAAAAAATCTGCTCCAATATGTCATGATAAAAAAATAGAAACTATTTTATCTCGTTCTGAAATTGATATTCAAGATATTATATCCATTCCATTTTTAATGGAAAAAATTCAAAAAAATGATTTTTATCAGGAAATATTGGAACAAGTTTCTATTAGAATCAAATATAAGGGATATATAGATAGAGAAAAAAAAAATGCAAAAAAGCTAT
- the ybeY gene encoding rRNA maturation RNase YbeY, which yields MIKLFYEIYDFSIQKESFFIKEICILLNNEGGYIGNINYIFCNDDYLFEMNQKFLKKNCYTDVLAFNYSINKSISGDIFISVDRIYDNSKQWNQFFMFELKRVMIHAVLHLLGYDDQNHIDKRIMKKKEEFYLNLFQF from the coding sequence ATGATTAAATTATTTTATGAAATTTATGATTTTTCTATTCAAAAAGAATCTTTTTTCATTAAAGAAATCTGTATATTATTAAATAATGAAGGAGGATATATTGGAAATATAAACTATATTTTTTGTAATGATGATTATCTTTTCGAGATGAATCAAAAATTTTTGAAAAAAAATTGTTACACAGATGTACTTGCATTTAATTATTCTATCAATAAATCCATTTCTGGAGACATATTTATTAGTGTAGATCGGATTTATGACAATTCTAAACAATGGAATCAATTTTTCATGTTTGAATTAAAACGTGTTATGATACATGCTGTATTACATCTTTTAGGATATGATGACCAGAATCATATAGATAAAAGAATAATGAAAAAAAAAGAAGAGTTTTATTTAAATTTATTTCAATTTTAA
- a CDS encoding CDP-alcohol phosphatidyltransferase family protein yields MITKKIIPNIFTLLNLFCGCISIIFLQSKNFNDSAIYTLFSIIFDFLDGFFSRLIKIENLFGKELDSLADMISFGMVPSIIVFLLLENKTPIPFIEYLSFLISIFSACRLAKFNINNPDNKNHIMGLTTPVNTLFFSSISLIITNDPVPFIIEKKIIYLIVMLLMIFLSCYLLVSKIPMFSFNFKNLSWKKNKIRYIFLLISIFLLLTLHMIALPCIIIFYIIISIYFHRLKKIHIKT; encoded by the coding sequence TTGATAACGAAAAAAATAATTCCTAATATATTCACTTTATTAAATTTATTTTGTGGATGCATATCTATTATATTTTTGCAATCAAAAAATTTTAATGATTCTGCTATTTATACTTTATTTTCAATAATTTTTGATTTTTTGGATGGTTTTTTTTCTAGATTGATAAAAATAGAAAATCTATTTGGAAAAGAATTAGATTCTCTAGCAGATATGATTTCTTTTGGAATGGTTCCATCTATAATAGTTTTTCTTTTATTGGAAAACAAAACACCCATTCCATTTATTGAATATTTATCTTTTTTGATTTCCATTTTTTCTGCATGTCGTTTAGCTAAATTCAATATTAACAACCCTGATAATAAAAATCATATTATGGGACTAACAACACCCGTAAATACCTTATTTTTTTCTTCTATCTCTCTTATCATTACAAATGATCCTGTTCCTTTTATAATAGAAAAAAAAATCATATATCTTATTGTAATGCTTTTGATGATATTTTTATCCTGTTATCTTTTGGTATCTAAGATACCAATGTTTTCTTTTAATTTTAAAAATTTATCTTGGAAAAAGAATAAAATACGTTATATTTTTTTATTGATTAGTATATTTCTTTTATTAACTTTACATATGATCGCTTTGCCATGTATTATTATTTTTTATATCATAATCTCAATCTATTTTCATAGATTGAAAAAAATTCATATAAAAACATGA
- a CDS encoding 3'-5' exonuclease — MKLKLHRPICFFDIEATGINIGKDRIIEISILKIFPHENKEEKTWLIYPEIPIPPQSTAIHGIKDEDVAGKLKFKDVASSIFKMIENTDLAGYNSNRFDIPILAEEMLRAGMSFDIKKHKTIDVQVIFHKMEPRTLSAAYKYYCSKDLMKAHSSRSDTFATYKILLAQLEKYKNLKKDVKSLNQFSHQKNIADLAGFVKIDEQGNEIFNFGKYKGEKVFEIFEKFPNYYGWIQNSDFPLYTKKILTEIKLKKFNK; from the coding sequence ATGAAATTAAAACTTCATCGTCCTATTTGTTTTTTTGATATAGAAGCAACAGGAATCAATATAGGAAAAGACAGAATTATAGAAATATCTATATTAAAAATATTTCCCCATGAAAATAAAGAAGAAAAAACTTGGTTAATTTATCCTGAAATTCCTATTCCTCCACAATCAACAGCCATTCATGGGATTAAAGATGAAGATGTAGCAGGAAAACTGAAATTTAAAGATGTAGCTTCTTCTATTTTTAAAATGATTGAAAATACAGATTTAGCAGGATATAATTCTAATAGATTTGATATTCCAATTTTAGCAGAAGAAATGCTTCGTGCAGGAATGTCTTTTGACATTAAGAAACATAAAACTATAGATGTTCAAGTTATATTTCATAAAATGGAACCCAGAACCCTTTCCGCTGCTTATAAATATTATTGTAGTAAAGATCTTATGAAAGCTCATAGTTCTAGATCTGATACATTTGCCACATACAAAATATTATTAGCACAATTAGAAAAATATAAAAACTTAAAAAAAGATGTAAAAAGTCTAAATCAATTTTCTCATCAAAAAAACATAGCAGATCTTGCTGGTTTTGTAAAAATAGATGAACAAGGAAATGAAATATTCAATTTCGGAAAATATAAAGGAGAGAAAGTTTTTGAAATCTTTGAAAAATTCCCAAATTATTATGGATGGATACAAAATTCAGATTTTCCATTATATACAAAAAAAATATTAACAGAAATCAAATTAAAAAAATTTAATAAATAA
- the htpG gene encoding molecular chaperone HtpG, with product MYGIILYGMTKISVTSDNIFPIIKKFLYSNQEIFLRELVSNAIDAVVKLQTLIKLENLYDIIDDFKVKIIIDQINKTLHILDNGIGMTKEEVDKYINQIAFSGAEEFIKKYKNVSTTDSSSNIIGHFGLGFYSSFMVSKKVMILTQSYKKNEPSIFWSCEGDPNFIMREIEKRDRGTEVILYLNDEESKEFLEYDRILKLLQKYCKFMPITISLSSKSKEDKEIVINNINPDWKKNPLQLNDKNYLDFYHELYPNQLEDPLFWVHLNIDHPFHLTGILYFPKIGKKIDVQKDKIHLYQNQVYITDNLEGIVPDFLSLLRGVIDSTDIPLNVSRSHLQYDTSVKNISKYITRKVSDKLDLMFRKNRENFQKKWNNFKIIVEYGMISTQNFFDKAIKFFLFSTIDNSYCTLDECREKIKETQKNKEGKIVFLYSSDPEKQYSFIKEAIDRCYEVLIFDSPLSVHLIQKLELSYTDICFVRVDSDHIDKLINLKKKEELHSELSDPEKQDLKNLIQHYIMEQFQFSIQLEDLSKKDYPFLIIIPEFLRRIKEMNSTMGENIVKKDKYYQLIVNTNHILMKKILKETSEGERKRMIQEALNLTLLSQDLLHGKNLTDFISKRLEDLIQE from the coding sequence ATGTATGGTATAATTTTATATGGTATGACTAAAATTAGTGTTACTTCAGATAATATTTTTCCTATTATTAAAAAATTTCTTTATTCAAATCAAGAAATTTTCTTACGTGAATTAGTTTCTAATGCAATAGATGCTGTTGTAAAATTACAAACTTTAATAAAATTAGAAAATTTGTATGATATTATTGATGATTTTAAAGTTAAAATTATCATAGATCAAATAAATAAAACCCTTCATATTCTAGATAATGGAATAGGAATGACTAAAGAAGAAGTGGATAAATATATTAATCAAATTGCTTTTTCTGGAGCCGAAGAGTTTATCAAAAAATATAAAAATGTATCTACAACGGATTCTTCTTCTAATATTATTGGACATTTTGGATTAGGTTTTTATTCTTCTTTTATGGTATCAAAAAAAGTTATGATATTAACTCAATCTTATAAAAAAAACGAACCATCTATATTTTGGTCTTGCGAAGGAGATCCAAATTTCATCATGAGAGAGATTGAAAAAAGAGACAGAGGAACAGAAGTTATTCTGTATTTGAATGATGAAGAAAGTAAAGAATTTTTAGAATATGATCGTATTTTAAAGTTATTACAAAAATACTGTAAATTTATGCCTATAACAATTTCTTTATCATCAAAATCAAAAGAGGATAAAGAAATCGTTATCAATAACATTAATCCTGATTGGAAAAAAAATCCACTTCAGTTGAACGATAAAAATTATTTAGATTTTTATCATGAATTATATCCAAATCAATTAGAAGATCCTTTATTTTGGGTTCATTTAAATATAGATCATCCTTTCCATTTAACAGGTATTTTATATTTTCCTAAAATAGGAAAAAAAATAGACGTACAAAAAGATAAAATACATTTGTACCAAAATCAGGTTTATATTACGGATAACTTGGAAGGAATTGTTCCAGATTTTCTTAGTTTATTAAGAGGAGTTATAGATTCTACAGATATACCTCTTAATGTGTCCCGTTCTCATTTACAATATGATACATCTGTTAAAAATATATCTAAATATATAACAAGAAAAGTATCTGATAAACTAGATTTGATGTTTAGAAAAAACAGAGAAAATTTTCAAAAAAAATGGAATAATTTCAAAATTATAGTAGAATATGGAATGATTAGTACACAAAATTTCTTCGATAAAGCTATCAAATTTTTTCTTTTTTCTACTATAGACAATAGTTATTGTACATTGGATGAATGTAGGGAAAAAATAAAAGAAACTCAAAAAAATAAAGAAGGAAAAATTGTTTTTCTTTATTCTTCAGACCCAGAAAAACAATATAGTTTTATAAAAGAAGCTATAGATAGATGCTACGAAGTTTTGATTTTTGATAGTCCACTTTCAGTTCATTTAATACAGAAATTAGAATTGTCTTATACAGATATCTGTTTTGTTCGAGTAGATTCGGATCATATTGATAAATTAATCAATTTAAAAAAAAAGGAAGAACTTCATTCAGAACTTTCAGACCCAGAAAAACAAGATTTAAAAAATTTGATTCAGCATTATATCATGGAACAATTCCAATTTTCCATACAATTAGAAGATTTATCCAAAAAAGATTATCCTTTTTTAATTATCATTCCAGAATTTTTAAGAAGAATCAAAGAAATGAATTCTACTATGGGAGAAAACATAGTAAAAAAAGATAAATATTATCAATTGATAGTCAATACAAATCATATTTTGATGAAAAAAATATTAAAAGAAACATCAGAAGGAGAAAGGAAAAGGATGATCCAAGAAGCTTTAAATCTGACTCTTTTATCCCAAGATTTATTACATGGAAAAAATTTGACCGATTTTATATCCAAAAGATTGGAGGATCTTATTCAAGAATAG
- the ftsY gene encoding signal recognition particle-docking protein FtsY codes for MIFKKETNKVFHHELKKSRGFFFEKIQNFFSKKSKIDINILDHIEEILLSADIGTQTTIKIINNLEERVQKEKYKNLQDIYNLLKEEIENLIDIENVCLEKKIKKNNKKPYVILIVGVNGVGKTTTIGKLAFFLKKKGFHVIISAADTFRAAAIDQIEIWANKAEVPLIKQHMHADPASVVYDTLQSAKSKKKDVVLIDTSGRLQNRINLMKELSKISRVIKKITSEPPHEIMLILDATTGQNAFEQVRKFTYFVQISSIVLTKIEGTAKGGVVIGIMDQFKIPIQYLGIGEKIQDLKVFDRKKFVNCFFE; via the coding sequence ATGATTTTTAAGAAAGAAACAAATAAAGTATTCCATCATGAATTAAAAAAATCTAGAGGATTTTTTTTCGAAAAAATCCAAAATTTTTTTTCGAAAAAATCCAAAATCGATATTAATATTCTTGATCACATAGAAGAGATATTATTATCTGCAGATATAGGAACACAAACTACTATAAAAATTATTAACAATTTAGAAGAAAGAGTTCAAAAAGAAAAATATAAAAATTTGCAAGATATTTATAATCTTCTTAAAGAAGAAATTGAAAATCTTATAGATATTGAAAATGTTTGTTTAGAAAAAAAAATCAAGAAAAATAACAAAAAACCATATGTAATCCTGATAGTAGGAGTAAATGGAGTAGGAAAAACAACTACAATTGGGAAATTAGCTTTTTTTCTAAAAAAGAAAGGGTTTCATGTTATAATAAGTGCTGCAGATACATTTAGAGCCGCTGCTATTGATCAGATTGAAATCTGGGCAAATAAAGCTGAAGTTCCTTTAATTAAACAACATATGCATGCGGATCCAGCTTCTGTGGTATATGATACTTTACAATCTGCAAAATCCAAAAAAAAAGATGTGGTTCTAATTGATACGTCTGGTCGATTACAAAATCGAATTAATCTTATGAAAGAATTATCTAAAATAAGTAGAGTCATCAAAAAAATAACATCTGAACCTCCTCATGAGATTATGCTAATTTTAGATGCAACAACTGGTCAAAATGCTTTTGAACAGGTTCGAAAATTTACCTATTTTGTTCAAATTTCTTCTATTGTTTTAACGAAAATAGAAGGAACAGCCAAAGGGGGAGTAGTAATAGGAATTATGGATCAATTTAAAATTCCTATTCAATATTTGGGAATAGGAGAAAAAATACAAGATTTAAAAGTATTTGATAGAAAAAAATTTGTAAATTGTTTCTTTGAATGA
- a CDS encoding DUF4295 family protein: MSKKGGDNKKKKISKKMTLAIKIVKSKKSGCYTFENKMMYNDRIKIFFKKSNEL, encoded by the coding sequence ATGTCTAAAAAGGGAGGAGATAACAAAAAAAAAAAGATTTCAAAAAAAATGACTTTAGCCATAAAAATAGTTAAATCTAAAAAATCAGGTTGTTATACTTTTGAGAATAAGATGATGTATAATGACAGAATCAAGATTTTTTTTAAAAAAAGTAATGAATTATAA
- the rpmG gene encoding 50S ribosomal protein L33, whose translation MGKRGNRIQVILECTEQRKIGISGCSRYITTKNKKNTPNRIELKKYNSVLRKYTIHKEIK comes from the coding sequence ATGGGAAAAAGGGGAAACAGGATACAAGTTATATTAGAATGTACTGAACAAAGAAAAATTGGAATTTCTGGTTGTTCCAGATATATAACAACAAAAAATAAGAAAAATACTCCGAACAGAATTGAACTAAAAAAATATAATTCAGTATTAAGGAAATATACAATTCATAAAGAAATTAAATAA
- the rpmB gene encoding 50S ribosomal protein L28 — MSKICELTGKKSMTGNRVSHANNKKKRRFNINLCKKRFFLIQKKKWITLRICVSTVKLINKIGIENVLKRFKYKY, encoded by the coding sequence ATGTCCAAGATTTGTGAATTGACAGGAAAAAAATCAATGACAGGAAACCGAGTTTCTCATGCAAATAATAAAAAAAAACGTCGATTTAACATTAATTTATGTAAAAAACGTTTTTTTTTAATACAAAAAAAAAAGTGGATCACTTTGAGAATTTGCGTTTCTACTGTGAAACTTATCAATAAAATAGGGATAGAAAACGTTTTAAAACGTTTTAAATATAAATATTAA
- a CDS encoding YebC/PmpR family DNA-binding transcriptional regulator — MSGHSKWSNIQHRKSNQDSLKSKKFSKIIKEISIAVKESGTNNPRFRNAILNAKSINIPKNTIEKAIKKALQIKTNNYKNLNLEGLIHGISIIIECMTNNNIRTISNIRTLLNKNEGRLCHNGELTHFFKKMGVFYIKKKDIHFSIEDFELMIIDFGAQDFKINHNMIYLYIDFESFRSMKNNLEKLKILHEYKVEHIPKQIQSISEEKKNKVLNLIDKLYLNEDVENIYYNLYNENKK, encoded by the coding sequence ATGTCAGGACACAGCAAATGGTCAAATATACAACATAGAAAATCAAATCAAGATTCCTTAAAATCTAAAAAATTTTCTAAAATTATTAAAGAAATTTCTATAGCTGTAAAAGAATCAGGAACAAATAATCCTCGTTTTAGAAATGCAATTTTAAATGCAAAATCAATAAATATCCCTAAAAATACCATAGAAAAAGCTATAAAAAAAGCTTTACAAATCAAAACAAATAATTATAAAAATTTAAATTTAGAAGGACTGATTCATGGAATCAGTATCATTATAGAATGTATGACGAATAACAATATTCGAACGATATCCAATATTAGAACACTTTTGAATAAAAATGAAGGAAGATTATGTCATAATGGGGAATTAACCCATTTTTTTAAAAAAATGGGTGTTTTTTATATAAAAAAAAAAGACATTCATTTTTCAATAGAAGATTTTGAACTCATGATAATAGATTTTGGGGCTCAAGATTTTAAAATAAATCACAATATGATTTATTTATACATAGATTTTGAATCCTTTAGATCTATGAAAAATAATTTGGAAAAATTAAAAATACTTCATGAGTATAAAGTGGAACATATCCCCAAACAAATTCAATCTATTTCAGAAGAAAAAAAGAACAAAGTTTTAAACTTAATTGATAAACTTTATCTGAATGAAGATGTAGAAAATATTTACTACAATTTATATAATGAAAATAAAAAGTAA
- a CDS encoding DNA recombination protein RmuC, producing MEFFFRKEFKNQQDEIQKLSKYSRSEIGDSFIEMKNGIIQTVNIFQDSIDKKIQFYIENQDRKLDAIYSSQEKLIQILEKKLEDIRENVNNKLQTSLNVHLGKSFEIIGNQLFFLQEELGEMKILAKDVSSLKRTLNHVKICGSFSEMQLSMLLQQILSPEQYASNVVTKSSTKFVVEFAIKLPGLGNKNMIWLPIDVKFPKETYEKVQEAYRNGGKKNIEIAIKNMESVLKKMSKDIQYKYIDPPYTTDFAILFLPFEGIYAEIIKNSSLLEELLRKYKTVIAGPSTLAAVLNSFQIGFRTLAIQKRSSEVWKILEIVKQEFKKFGLLLHQAQDKLQGASKDIDRLLGVRNNLIDKKLKDIETL from the coding sequence TTGGAATTTTTCTTTAGAAAAGAATTTAAAAATCAACAAGATGAAATTCAAAAACTGTCTAAATATAGTAGAAGCGAAATCGGTGATTCTTTCATTGAAATGAAAAATGGTATAATACAAACTGTGAATATTTTTCAGGATTCTATTGACAAAAAAATTCAATTTTATATTGAAAATCAAGATAGAAAATTAGATGCTATTTATTCCTCACAGGAAAAATTAATTCAAATTCTTGAAAAAAAACTGGAAGACATAAGAGAAAATGTTAATAATAAACTTCAAACTTCTTTAAATGTACATTTGGGAAAATCATTTGAAATCATTGGAAATCAATTATTTTTTTTACAAGAAGAGTTAGGAGAAATGAAGATTTTAGCAAAAGATGTAAGTTCTTTAAAAAGAACCTTAAATCATGTAAAAATATGTGGAAGTTTTAGTGAAATGCAGCTTTCAATGCTTTTACAACAAATTTTATCTCCAGAACAATATGCTTCAAATGTCGTGACAAAATCTAGTACAAAATTTGTGGTAGAATTTGCAATTAAACTTCCAGGACTTGGAAACAAAAATATGATATGGTTACCTATTGATGTTAAGTTTCCAAAAGAAACTTATGAAAAAGTGCAGGAAGCTTATCGTAATGGAGGAAAAAAAAATATAGAAATAGCTATAAAAAATATGGAATCTGTTCTAAAAAAAATGTCCAAAGATATTCAATATAAATATATTGATCCACCATATACAACTGATTTTGCTATTTTGTTCTTACCCTTTGAAGGAATATATGCTGAAATTATAAAAAATTCTAGTTTATTAGAAGAATTGTTAAGAAAATATAAAACAGTGATAGCCGGACCGTCTACATTAGCTGCTGTATTAAATAGTTTCCAAATTGGATTTCGAACTTTAGCTATTCAGAAAAGAAGTTCTGAAGTGTGGAAAATTTTAGAAATAGTCAAACAGGAATTTAAAAAATTTGGATTGTTACTTCATCAAGCTCAAGATAAATTACAAGGAGCTTCCAAGGATATAGATCGATTGTTAGGTGTTAGGAACAATTTGATAGATAAAAAGTTAAAAGATATAGAAACTTTATAG
- the rho gene encoding transcription termination factor Rho, giving the protein MFDITELKSKKLFELQEIARLSGLKKCTQLRKNELLEKIISIFNNKKTFELSKRDNSLKKGFNMQKNTESKNSFSENKSINDRKKSISQEHLKISNSKLSEETTKIQKKHKNFYNWKKNDKLETQNISSSHGIEVGSQKIFSNKYRTPEYEFEGIIISEGVLEIMPENYGFLRSSDFNYLSSPDDIYVSQSQIRLFGMKTGDTIRGEVRPPKDGEKYFPLIKILEINGRGPSFVRDRDPFEHLTPLFPNEKFKLAEKNATLSTRIVDLFTPIGKGQRGMIVAPPKTGKTTLLKEVANAIAANHPEVYLIILLIDERPEEVTDMQRNVRGEVIASTFDEPADRHVKVANIVLQKAKRMVECSHDVVILLDSITRLARAYNTVAPASGKVLSGGVDANALHKPKRFFGAARNIENGGSLSIIATAMIDTGSKMDEVIFEEFKGTGNKELQLDRKIANKRIYPAIDLVSSSTRKDDLLLDPNTLQRMWILRKHLSDMNPVEAMDFLRSRMSRTQNNEEFLISMNG; this is encoded by the coding sequence ATGTTTGATATTACTGAATTAAAAAGTAAAAAACTTTTTGAATTACAGGAGATTGCTCGTTTATCAGGATTGAAAAAATGTACACAATTACGAAAAAACGAACTCCTAGAGAAAATCATTTCCATTTTTAATAATAAAAAGACTTTTGAACTCTCAAAAAGGGATAATTCTTTAAAAAAAGGATTTAACATGCAAAAAAATACTGAATCTAAAAATTCATTTTCAGAAAACAAAAGCATAAATGATAGAAAAAAATCTATATCTCAAGAACATTTAAAAATTTCTAATTCTAAACTCTCAGAAGAAACCACAAAAATTCAAAAAAAACATAAAAATTTTTATAATTGGAAAAAAAATGATAAACTCGAAACTCAGAATATATCATCATCTCACGGAATAGAAGTGGGATCACAAAAAATTTTTTCTAATAAATACCGTACTCCTGAATACGAATTCGAAGGAATAATAATTAGTGAGGGAGTATTGGAAATTATGCCAGAAAATTATGGATTTTTGAGATCTTCTGATTTTAATTATTTATCATCTCCTGATGATATTTACGTTTCTCAATCTCAAATCAGACTTTTTGGAATGAAAACAGGAGATACAATAAGAGGAGAAGTTCGTCCACCTAAAGATGGGGAAAAATATTTTCCTCTAATTAAAATTCTTGAGATTAATGGAAGGGGTCCTTCTTTTGTTAGGGATAGAGATCCTTTTGAACATCTGACTCCATTATTTCCGAATGAAAAATTTAAATTAGCTGAAAAAAATGCAACTCTTTCTACAAGAATTGTAGACTTATTTACTCCTATAGGAAAAGGACAAAGAGGAATGATTGTTGCTCCCCCTAAAACAGGAAAAACTACTTTGTTAAAAGAAGTAGCCAATGCTATTGCCGCTAATCATCCTGAAGTATATTTAATTATATTGTTAATTGATGAACGTCCAGAAGAAGTAACAGATATGCAGAGAAACGTAAGGGGAGAAGTCATTGCATCTACTTTTGATGAACCAGCAGATCGACATGTTAAAGTTGCTAATATTGTTTTGCAAAAAGCAAAAAGAATGGTAGAATGTTCACATGACGTTGTTATATTGTTAGATTCTATTACACGTTTAGCTCGTGCCTATAATACTGTTGCTCCTGCATCTGGAAAGGTATTATCAGGAGGAGTGGATGCCAACGCTTTACATAAACCTAAAAGATTCTTTGGAGCTGCTAGAAACATAGAAAACGGGGGATCTTTATCGATCATTGCTACAGCTATGATTGATACAGGATCAAAAATGGATGAAGTGATTTTCGAAGAATTTAAAGGAACAGGAAATAAAGAACTTCAATTGGATAGAAAAATAGCTAATAAACGAATTTATCCAGCTATTGATCTTGTTTCTTCTAGTACAAGAAAAGATGATCTTTTACTTGATCCCAACACATTACAAAGAATGTGGATTTTGAGAAAACATCTTTCCGATATGAATCCAGTAGAAGCTATGGATTTTTTAAGATCTAGAATGTCTAGAACTCAAAACAATGAAGAATTTTTGATATCTATGAATGGATAA